A segment of the Corylus avellana chromosome ca2, CavTom2PMs-1.0 genome:
GTAATGAAATTACAAATagatttgagataattaatgCCACCtttaggaggagaagaagaagagtctGGTTTTTCTTCTGAAATTTCTCCTGTATCTGATTCCCCGCTTACCCACTCTCCATTCTCGTCACAGGGGAACAAAATGAGTTTAGGACATTTGATTTTCTGCACGTACCTCAACTGTGGAAACAGTGCTTGCAGTTTCCCCCAATCCATCTGTAATTCACTCAACAACTCCAAGCGGAGAATGCTAACCTTCCACTTCTTGCATCCCACTAGCTCCTCCAGTTTAGATAGCTTTCCTCCTCTTACATAGAGCTTCTTCAGCTTCTCCAGGTTGAAGAGCTTCACCCAATCAGGCATCTCAGGATCAGGATAAAACTGAAGCTCCAGTTTCGCTAAAGAAGCAGAACGCGATGTAGAATCCGGGGGCTTGGTAGTGTTTTCGCCACCGGACGTCATCTGCTTGTCGACGGACGTCATCTCCCTGCCGTCGGACGTCGTCTGCTTGCTATGGGACGTCGTCTGTTTGTCACCGGGCGTCGTTGGTCCATTCACTTTTTCTTCGGAACGGCCACCCTCGCCGTCGTTTTTGTGAATATCTGACCATGCTACTGATAACGACGCGAGGCTTTCAAATTCGGATAAAGAATTTAGCTCTTTCGCTAGGAGTCCTTTGTCCGTACACCTTTCGTCTACATTTATGCTCAACTTCGTCAAACATTTCAGCTTCCGAGCCAAAGTAGCCAGCTTGCAGAAATCCTGGCCGTCGTGCAATGCAGCTTGTGTCCCAATCCAAAACCCATGAAGGACTTGGAGTTTTAAGAGCTTGGCAAGTCCAACAGGCATGTGTCTAATGAAGTTACACCCAGACATGTCTAACCGTGTCAGGTTTGTCAGTGAGCCTATCCCTTCTGGAAGTTTCTCTAAATATTGACAGTCATGGAGGTCCACGATTATTAGCTTGGTGAGTTTGCAAATTGAATCAGGAAGCTCCCTAACTCTAGTGATTCCCCTGAGGCTCAAGTATCTAAgatgtttcattttcttcaaacctTTCAAGAACTCGGTATCAAATACTTTGACAGCGTCAGCTTGCTTAACCTGGTCCTGAAATCTACCCAATTGAAGAACTCTCATATTCGTCATCTCTGACAGACTGTGCTCTCTTAAATCGACATAAGGCTCATTTACGTTAAACAGAGTTCCAACATTCTCCTGCTTCAGACGGAAGCCATAAGTCAACTCCCGAAGTTCTGAAGATCCTTCTTCAGTTGTTACTAGGAAACCCCTCTTATTCTTCTTGTCAGAGAAATCTGCAGTTGGATTTCCATTTGTGTGAAAGCGAATGAAGTTGTTTGTTTCTGCAAGCTGAATCACAGCGTACCGAATTAACGGGTGCATTTTGCAAAGTGCTGAGCTTGGTCTGCGCTTTTTGGAAACGCTCTCAATGATGCCTTTGGCGATAAATTCTGCGAACAAATTGTTGCCCTTCTCCTCGTCAGTCTTATCTCCACAAGTCTGGGAGGATAACAACTTCTCGCCGACCCACCAGTGGACCAATGCTTTCCTCTTAATGACCACGTTCTGAGGGAACACTGAAAAACAGAGCAAACAGCTCCGCTTCGATTCATCTTCTAGACCATCGTAGACCACCTGAATCTCCTTGAGAATCGAGCTCTCAGCGATCATATTTCGGAAGTCTAGCTTTAACTTCTTAGCGAAGCGGGAAGGTTTGACGCTTCTAGACTCCAAATTACCTGAAGAGAATCCGTTGGTTAACATTGAGACAACATTCCAGGCTCCTTCAAGCCTTTCTTCAAGGATTTCGATTCCTCTGCAATTTTCTAGTGCTTCTGTTCTTTCTTTGAAGGCATCGTCCAAATTTTTGAGAATCAAATCTTTGAACTCTTTGTTGACTTTGTCTTCCCATTCCTTTAGTGTCCCACAGGCATTTTCCATGTCACTGAGTTTCTTCTCGATTTTGTCAAACCTTTCTTGTAGGCCACTGTCCTCCTTTTGGGTAGAATTAAGAAGGTGTTGCTTTCTCTTGGATAATTGGCCTAGAAACTGCGGGATGACGAAATCGATGAATATATGGAACGGCGTGGTTCGCCCAGATTTCAAGAATGAAAGAAGATCCAAATGCTCAAATGAAGAATTTGGAGAGCTGGTTTGTTTGGACATGGTTGATTAACAAGAAGGAATTAATGACACAATATTAATCCGAGTAAATGAATGAAATAGTGAGGCAACGTAAAACCTCAGATTGACAAGAAAGAATGGAACAATACAATGAAATGGAGTGAAGAAATGAGCCAACAACCTTTGCTTGACACCAGaggttgaagaaaaaaatgcgCCAGGAAGCGTATGATCATGCTAGCTGCAGGACTAAAGGGAATtaggaagaaagaaaactttCACTTAACTCCCTTAATTGTGGCTGCTTTTAGAATTATTCTTTTAACTTCAAAACCTCAAAATAGTGTACTTaattattttgcaattttttatttcaatttcacTGATCCATTAGaactttttttgtaaaatttcgTCAAAATtctcgatatatatatatataaaatatattatttttttttaaaaaaaaagatttaaacatgggtatttttgcaaatttcattAGATCTTGAGGAGATCcctgcatttttttctttttaattttttttacctaaaaaaataagggttatTTCAGGAATTTTGACACTCtttcgttaggatttaatgaaaaatcttaacagattggtgaaattaaaaaaataaataaattcactaaattgataatttttgaactTGAGTAGAtaataaaagttcaaaaaaattaactaaaatttctcctaagaaaaaaaaaacatttgattgAGTTGCGCAATCCATGATGAGTAATTTAATTTGTAGAGTGAGAGGAAAATTAGTCACATCTTAAAATGAGTGACTTTGGGCTAAactcattattaaattataaaataatacaccTCTTAAGATTTACATAAAATGTGATTAATAGAGACATAACAATATGATAGAACTTAGAAGGAATTAAATTTTTGTACCGTCAACATTAAATTCTCTAGCATttattctcatttatttttatgaacaaAAAGGAGATATTCAATGTACGAAATTCCCCGtctcatattatatataaagtagATTATTACAGTATCCCTCTTATATCCCTAGCTTCCTCCAATAACAAGGTAAACATCAACAAAGAACATCTAACCCTAGAACTAAGGAATGAAAGTTTTCTAATATCCACGCCATATATATTCTCTAACAATATTGTTCCTccatttttatgataaaaaggaaataacCAGTGTACGAAAGGCATCATCCCACATAAGAGTAAAGTGTTATCGATTTCCCATTTCCTCTTTTCACTAGTCATAACAAGGCAAGCATCCGGGGGTGGTGGTCCaatagtttcaaaaaaaaattcaaagtaatGGGACATGTATTAGGGTGAGAGTTCAATTTCTGAAATGAGAATCTTCAATCCTATTAGTATTAGATGCCTAATGAAATGCATGCAATTTTCGCCTTTTCTCTAGCACTCTTCCttattcattttaatttataaacaaaagGGAATAATGGTTGTACAAAAAGACCCATTAGAAAAAGCAAACTATTATTGGTACGCATTATTCTCACTCATAAAAAGGTTATaagcatcaattttttttttttttaagtacaattAAAGAACATTTAGCCCACCACCAGAAACGGTAGTTAAGGAAGTCCTCATGAGGTTCAGGCATGTATTAAGACATGGGTTTTCTAAGAATCCATGATGTCTTGGTGCGGTTGGGTTAAGCATGGCTTAATTGGTCTTGAGGGAGCGTGTACAATTCTTGCCATCTAGGCCTATTTTAAGCAATTTTCAACGGGTTCAgattaaatttgtggaaaaagaataaataattttttttattttttatttttaaatagaatagtgaaatGAGATAGttaaaatgttaaggttgataaaagtgctttgaaaaaataaatagttaaaatagaaaaatgtaattttttaattattttgactaataaatttagtaaggccattgtgaatgctttaacggaatgataaaagaaaagtgaaaggGTATTATCATATTCCAAAGCTTATTATATTCCATATAAAGTAAAGCCAACACTATATATCTAATAATAAGCTAATGgtcatctttttcttctctccctttttccATAAGAAATAACAAGGCAAAGTATCAACGGAGAACATTTATAATTAACTCTCTATTGAAGGTAGGTATCAcaagaaataacattttaaaatgaCGTGCCACAATATAAACTATTGTACTCTATCAGATGATATGTGAAAAACAGAAGGCCTAAGAATAACATACGAGGTGAAAAAGGATGGCGCCAAAAAAAGGGAAGCCTAGTGCAGCTTCAAGTGAGACAAGTGGCGCACAGCCGGAAGGATGTCACCGGTGCAGCTCTCGGTCCGTTGATGAATCTAAGGTTCATGGGTTTGAGGAAGAATGGATGTCACTGAAAAAGGTGCTTCTCAGGCAAGGAAGTGAGGATCGTTTCAAGGCAATAGGCATCACCGGTATAACTGGTATAGGAAAAACCACACTTTGCCAATTGTTGTTCAATAAAGAGGAGGTGAAGGACTACTTCTTTCCAAGGATCTGGGTATGCATGTCAGCACATTCCGGCAACGATCCGGACAAGAAAATAGCGATCCTGAAGAGAATGTTGGATAGCCTTGGAGTAGAAGAGGAGATGATCAACAACTACAAGGTCGGCCAGGAACATAATCTCAAGCAACTACTACTGTATGCTCTTCACCTGCAATTGCAGGGGAAGAGATATCTGATTGTGTTCGATGATGCCAGGGGCGGGGAGATAGACAAATGGTACGGAGAGCTGAGTTGTTCGTCTACTCGTGATGGAAAATGGGATGGTCTCGCGTATGGATTGCCAAAAGGGCGTGGGGGAGCAGTTATTGTGAACAGTAGGGATGAGAAATTAGCGAAAGAGATGGTTGGCGTGGAGGGAATCCTACATCGGCTTCTACCCCGTCCGGACGAAGAGAGCTGCTTGTCAATATTCAAAGACGCAGCTGATGCGGCCAAGAAAAAGTATGAGTCAGAGGCGGACGATCTAAAGAAAGATATCTTCCATAAGTCTGCAGGCATTCCATTAGCTGCAAAAATGATGGCAAAAAATCTTATTAACACCCAATGAGGTAACCGCTCCATAATAGTGTATCCTCACGAGAATAGTATTGTACGAGGAGCACATGCttcttaacaattttttttttttttttttatgggctTGGTTTTGATTTCTCGATTTTTAAGTTTTCAGCTCTATTATGTTTCATTTCCTTTTGAAATAAGATTATAATGTTCCCTCTGTCTGGTGACTCTGCTCTTGCTTGTATCTTTCACCACTATTAATATATGAGAAGTGTTATACATTTATCCATTACTAATTATCTCTGTGAAACTTACATGTGATCATacatattaaataataaatttgctTATCTACTATAcgaaaattgataaaaataaaaaataaaataaaaaaataaaaaatcaaacatttctcttaatgTATTTGATGCAACTTTTAGCAAAGCGCAttactttatttaattaaagggaaaatgcTAAATGACGCCATGACATTTGACACTTTGTCAAATAGCTcaataatgtttaaaaattgagtaataACTTTCTATGTTAATCCTACGCGACAGATTAACTCTGTACGTACATTGaacttttgtttcaaatttttatggTAACCATGCATCAATGTACCACATCAtcactaataaaaaaagaaaaaaaaaaaggagaaattaaTGTTTGGTTTCATTCTATTACACATTTTTTGTCCATCTCCTTATAAGAAATGTGAAaattcatcattgaatttgtggagCCTACATGTAAGTCCCAAAGATTCAATGGCGAATTAAAAACAAAGATGAGCAACAAATATGTAGGAGAATGACGTCAAACACATCTATTTAAGATAGCTAAATCCATGACAAATGGCATTTTATTTAGGATAGCGAATTTGATCCACCCAACCGTCACCATATAACAGTAATCAATAGTTGTTTGAACCAAATGAATTATGTACcctttaaccatttttttttttattaaaaaaaaaaattactatatttatatattttgctaTTATTTTCTAAGAAGTTTTGACAAAAATATTTCTGAAATTAAAGTATAATGTAATACgtaagattttttctttttttatgcaTCATTTTTTGGTCTTATTACTATTACCATTTTTTCCCCAAcgtttcttttaaaatattttagaaattaCGGGTCGTTTTGTTTTAGCGCAAAATGATTTatagaaatactttttttatatttcagtATTTGGTGCgaccaaaaaaattgtcaacagaaaacattttcaatttgaccgaaaaaacttatttaatttCCGAAAAATAGTTTTCCCTTTCTAacactattaaatatatatatatatatatatttcgagTTTGAACTTCTCATTCTCGACCAAGTCTTTGTTGGTACCTTGTTAGGACACTGTTGGGACTTCGCTGAGACTTCATCAAGTTACTCTAGagctaaaataatatttcataGACAATTGGTGAATGTTTTCCACACTGAACACTAGTGTGTTTTATTGAATTCTATTAATAACGAAAGTGTGATGGTGTTTGTTACAACATATATAGCTTATACATGTAGTTTGATTATTGTATCAAAAGACAAGAGATCatcattattcaaaaaaaagaaaaagaaaaagacaagagtAATTCACttgcaacaatattttaattttgaaaactttgtTAATCTGGACGTGCAGCCGCTTTAATTTC
Coding sequences within it:
- the LOC132169936 gene encoding disease resistance RPP13-like protein 4, with the protein product MSKQTSSPNSSFEHLDLLSFLKSGRTTPFHIFIDFVIPQFLGQLSKRKQHLLNSTQKEDSGLQERFDKIEKKLSDMENACGTLKEWEDKVNKEFKDLILKNLDDAFKERTEALENCRGIEILEERLEGAWNVVSMLTNGFSSGNLESRSVKPSRFAKKLKLDFRNMIAESSILKEIQVVYDGLEDESKRSCLLCFSVFPQNVVIKRKALVHWWVGEKLLSSQTCGDKTDEEKGNNLFAEFIAKGIIESVSKKRRPSSALCKMHPLIRYAVIQLAETNNFIRFHTNGNPTADFSDKKNKRGFLVTTEEGSSELRELTYGFRLKQENVGTLFNVNEPYVDLREHSLSEMTNMRVLQLGRFQDQVKQADAVKVFDTEFLKGLKKMKHLRYLSLRGITRVRELPDSICKLTKLIIVDLHDCQYLEKLPEGIGSLTNLTRLDMSGCNFIRHMPVGLAKLLKLQVLHGFWIGTQAALHDGQDFCKLATLARKLKCLTKLSINVDERCTDKGLLAKELNSLSEFESLASLSVAWSDIHKNDGEGGRSEEKVNGPTTPGDKQTTSHSKQTTSDGREMTSVDKQMTSGGENTTKPPDSTSRSASLAKLELQFYPDPEMPDWVKLFNLEKLKKLYVRGGKLSKLEELVGCKKWKVSILRLELLSELQMDWGKLQALFPQLRYVQKIKCPKLILFPCDENGEWVSGESDTGEISEEKPDSSSSPPKGGINYLKSICNFITFRRIQ
- the LOC132169937 gene encoding probable disease resistance protein At4g19060 gives rise to the protein MAPKKGKPSAASSETSGAQPEGCHRCSSRSVDESKVHGFEEEWMSLKKVLLRQGSEDRFKAIGITGITGIGKTTLCQLLFNKEEVKDYFFPRIWVCMSAHSGNDPDKKIAILKRMLDSLGVEEEMINNYKVGQEHNLKQLLLYALHLQLQGKRYLIVFDDARGGEIDKWYGELSCSSTRDGKWDGLAYGLPKGRGGAVIVNSRDEKLAKEMVGVEGILHRLLPRPDEESCLSIFKDAADAAKKKYESEADDLKKDIFHKSAGIPLAAKMMAKNLINTQ